CCGCACCGAGTTGAAGAAGTGGACCAAGGGCGCCTCTTCGCCGGTGTCGGAAGCCGACATCGCCGTCAACGACCTGCTGGAAGCCCGCCTGCGCGCGGCGACTCCGGACTATGGCTGGCTCTCCGAGGAGAGCGCCGACGACGCGGCGCGGCTGTCGCGGCGGCTGACCTGGATCGTCGATCCCATCGACGGCACGCGCAACTATCTGGGCGGCCATGACGAATGGTGCGTCAGCGTCGCGCTGGTCGAGGATGCATCGCCGGTGCTGGCCGCGGTGTTCGCGCCGACGAGCGGGGAGTTCTTCTTCGCCGCGCGCGGCCAGGGCACCACGCTCAATGGCGCGGCCGTGCAGGCTTCGCCGGGATCCGGGCTGGATTTCGCGCGCGTCGCCGGCCCGAAACCGCTGGTCGAACGGCTCAAGCCATCACTCGGCGAGATCAAGCTGCATCCGCGAATCGGTTCGCTCGCGCTGCGCCTGTGCCGGGTCGCCCATGGCGCACTGGATGCGGCTTTTGCGGGCGGCAACAGCCATGATTGGGACCTTGCGGCGGCCGATTTGATCGTGCAGGAAGCGGGTGGTAGAATGAGCGACCTCTCCGGAGAACCCATCCTCTATAACCGCCGGGAAGTGGCGCACGGGGTGCTGGTGGCAGCGGGACGCGATCGTCATGCGGGCATTGTCGCGCATTTTCGAAACCGTCCCTTGGCCTAAGGCGCTTTTTGTCGTGCTTCTCGAACACTGCTTTGCCGGGCAGCCCGTTAGGAACAGAACTCATGCCAGATAGTGCCCCGCAACAACTGCTTCACCTCGTCATCGGCGGCGAGCTCGTCGATCTCACGCAAAACACCTTCAAGAATCTCGACGACGTCGAGATCGTCGGCCTCTATCCGAATTATGCGACCGCCCACGCCGCCTGGCGGGCCAAGGCGCAGAGCACGGTCGACAATGCGCAGATGCGCTACTTCATCGTCCATCTCCACCGGCTGCTCGACCCGAATCAAGAACCGGCACGTTGAAAAAACTGCTTCGCAATACGCTGCGAAGCAGCTGGTTTCAGCGTGCCGTCGGGGTCCTGGCGGCCGAATATCTGCGTCTGGTCTGGCGGACCAACAAATTCACGCTGGATCCGCCCGACGTCTATGCGCGGGTTGAGCCGCAGCTCCCTGCGATCTTCGCGTTCTGGCACGGCCAGCATTTCCTTACGCCCTTCATCAAGAACCAGAACAAGGCCTCCTATCGGGCCAAGGTGCTGATCTCCCGTCACCGTGACGGCGAGTTCAACGCCATCGCGGTGGAACGGCTCGGCATCGGCCTGATCCGCGGTTCCGGCGATCATGGCGGCGCATTCCACCGCAAGGGCGGGGTCGGCGCCTTCAAGGAAATGGTGCGGACGCTTCAGGACGGCTGTAATGTCGCGCTGACCGCCGATGTCCCCAAGCGCGCGCGCGTGGCCGGGCTCGGCATCATCATGCTGGCACGGGAATCGGGGCGGCCGATCATGCCTTTCGCGATGGCGACCAGCCGGTTCATCCGGCTGAAGAACTGGGACCGCACCACCATCAATCTGCCATTCGGGCGCGGCGCATTGGTTGGCATCAAGGAAATTCACGTTCCCCCGGATGCCGACGCCGCCGCGATGGAAGCGCTGCGGCTGGAGCTGGAAGAGACGTTGAACGAGGCGACCCGCCGCGCTTACGCGCAACTCGGCCGCCCGGGGCCTCAAGATGCCTAAATCGCTGCCCATTGCGCTGCCGATCACGCTGCGGATGTATCGGCGCCTGGCCTCTGGCCTCGTGCCGCTCGCGCCTGCGCTGATCAAGCGGCGACTGAAGCAGGGCAAGGAAGACCCCGCGCGCGTCGGCGAGCGCCGGGGCCTGTCCCGGGACGTGCGGCCGCATGGCCCGCTCGTCTGGATCCACGGCGCCAGTGTCGGCGAGGTGCTCGCCGCCGCGGCGCTGATCGAGCGCCTGCGCGATCTCAATTTGCGCATCCTGCTCACCTCAGGGACCGTCACCTCGGCCGCCGTCGTCGCAAAGCGCTTTCCGGCCGACGTCATCCATCAGTACGTGCCGTATGACTCCCCCCGCTATGTCGCGCGCTTCCTCGACCATTGGACGCCGTCGCTGGCGCTGTTCATCGAATCCGATCTGTGGCCGAACCTGATCCTCGCCGGCGCAGCGCGCCGGGTGCCGATGGTGCTGATCAACGGGCGGATGTCGCCGCGCTCGTTCCCGCGCTGGCAGCGTATGCACGGCACCATCTCGGCGCTGCTGTCGCGGTTCGACATCTGCCTGGCGCAGTCGAAGACGGATGCCGAACGCTTCTCCGCGCTCGGCGGCCGCGACGTCGTCACCACCGGCAATCTCAAGCTCGACGTGCCGGCACCGCCGGCCGATCCCGCCAGGCTCGAGCGGCTGATGGCGATGACGCGCGGGCGGCCGATCATCGTCGCGGCCTCGACCCATCCGGGCGAGGACGAGATGCTGGTCACTGCGCATCGCAGCCTCGTCGGTTTCTTCCCGCAGTTGCTCACCGTGATCGTGCCGAGGCATCCCGATCGCGGCTCCTCGATCGCAGGCCAGATCACGGCCTCGGGCCTGAAGCCGGCGTTGCGCTCACGCGAGGAACTGCCGACGGCGACGACCGATATCTATGTCGCCGACACCATGGGCGAGCTCGGCCTGTTCTATCGGCTCTCGCCCATCGTGTTCATGGGTGGGTCGCTGATCCATCATGGCGGGCAGAACCCGATCGAGGCGATCAAGTTGGGTGCTGCGATCGTCCATGGTCCGCACGTGTTCAACTTCGCCGATGTCTATGCGGCGCTCGATGCGAGCGGCGGCGCGCGGCAGGCCGACACGCAGGAGGCGCTGGTCAAGCAGCTCGGCCAGTTGCTGGCCGATCCCGTCACGCGCGACAAGATGCAGCGCGCCGGCAGCGGCGTGGTCGAACAGCTCGGCGGCGCACTGGAGCGCACCATGACGGCGCTCGAGCCCTATCTGCTGCAATTGCGGATCGAGATGGGGGCCGCCAATGCGTGAGCCGGCCTTCTGGTACCGGCCGCGCTCCTTCACGTCCTATGCGTTACAGCCGCTGGCTCTGCTCTACGGCGCGATTACCGAGCGGCGCATGGTGCGCAAAGGCGCGGACGCCGGCATTCCCGTGATCTGTGTCGGCAATTACCATGTCGGCGGCGCCGGCAAGACGCCGACCGTGCTGGCGCTGACCAGACTCCTGCGCGAGCTCGGTGAGACGCCGGTGGTGCTCAGCCGCGGCTATGGCGGCCGCCTCGAAGGCCCGGTCATGGTCGACCGCGCACGCCACACCGCGGCCGATATCGGCGACGAACCCCTGATGATGGCGCGCGACGTCCCTGTCGCGGTCGCGCGTGATCGCCTCGATGGCGCCGCGCTGGCGAAGTCGCAAGGCGCCACCGTTATCCTGATGGACGACGGTTTTCAGAACCCGCGCCTGCTCAAGGACGCCTCGCTGATCGTGATCGACAGCGAGCGCGGCCTCGGTAACGGCAACGTGTTTCCCGCCGGTCCCCTGCGCGTGCCGCTAAAGGCGCAGCTCGGGCGCACCGATGCGCTGGTGCTGATCGGCGATGGCCGCGCCGCCAACGACGTCGCGGCAGAGCTTGCCAAGCGCGACAAGCCGGAGCTGCGCGCGCACCTGAAGCCCGTTGCTGCATCGCTCGCGCAGCTATCCGGCAAGCGGGTCTTCGCCTTCGCCGGCATCGGCGATCCCGACCGCTTCTTCCGCACCCTTCGTGCCGGCGGCATCGACGTCGCGCGCACGCGTGCCTTCGCCGACCATCACAAGTTTTCGAATGAGGAGCTCGCCGCCCTCGCCGTCGAGGCCCAGCGCGAGCAGCTCACGCTGGTGACCACGGAAAAGGATCTCGCGCGTTTGCGCGGCCGTGAAGGCGTGTCCGACGGCATCGTGTCGTTCGCGGTGCAACTCGAGTTCGACGAGCCGGCAAAGCTGCGGCAGTTGATCAGCGATCATCTGTACAGGGCGCGCGAGCGGCGGTTCAGCGCGCGTTGATCTCGTGTATTAGGCAAGCGTCTCTGCCGTAGCTCGTAAAGCGCGGCGGACGAATTCTCTTCCGCACACCTGGCAACTGATGTAGCCTTCCAAGAGAGCCGTCACCAGGACGTGCCGAACTCCCGGCAATCATAGACGGCGTTTATGCCCACGGCGGGCGCGATCTTCATTATTTCAGGTGCGACGGCCGCAACGACCAGTTCGGAGCGGCACGGAGAGTCATTGCCAAAAGCAGAGGAGAACATGCCATGCATTTTTGCCTCACCGGCCAATACACACCACGCGCTCTCAACGCCATCTTGGAAAACCCGGCAACCAATCGCCAGGAGGCCGCCAGGAAGCTCATTGAAGCGGCCGGTGGAAAGCTGATTTCAATGTACAGCGTTGCTGCCGACGGTCCCGGCGTCCTGGTGATCTTCGATGTGCCTGATCCGAGTACGGCTCCGGCCATTTCCGGCCTGACCGTGACGGCGGGCACCCTGCAGAACGTGAAACTGGTTCGGTTGTTCACGCAGGACGAGATCAAGCATGTCCGCCAGAACGCGGCGAAGCTGCGTTCTTCGTATACCCCGCCTGGAAGCTGACGTCCGAATCTAACGCACAGCCGCCGCAGTCGAACGACGCAGCGGCTGTGCTCATGTCGAAATCGGAACCATGTCTGCAAAGAGGCATGGGAACCTGCTCACCACGCCCCGACGGCCATCAAACCGACAATGGTCAGGCACGAGATGCAGGTCGCGATGACGGCATACCACTCGGGTGTATTCATTGCTGACTCCCAAACTGCTGCCAGTTGCTTGGTCACTGCTACGCGGGAGAGATCGCCGTGTCGGGTCGCTTCAACTCGGCAGGACGTGACCGGTCTTGCGATGTGCCTCCGTGATCCCATCGTCATCCTGCTCCGCAGGGCGATGATCTGCTTCGAACGCTTCAGAGCGTTTAGCTGAGATCAGAAGCTGTTTGCGCATTTCAGCGAGACGGGCGCGGCAATATTCACGATAGAGCAGGTCTAATATGGTGGGCATGATCACCCCCATCGTTGCCTTCGATTTACAGATATTCCACCGCGAGTTTCCGAGGCGATCGTAGTCCGCCGATCGGCTCTTCCATATGAGGCCGTTCACAGACGGCGGCAAATCCGAAGCTCGATGGCCGTCCGGTCGCTCGATTCCCCAACGACCTGACCTGCAATATAGCAGTGCTGTGTTTCACCGAGACTTCGTCAAACAACTTAAGGGCGCCAAGGCGCGGCGCAAATCCAACTACAGCGCGAAATGAGTAACCACGGAGTGCACGCGCTCTTCGATGCAACGCAGGCCGATTCGACGGAGACCATTTCGGTCGCAGACGCGCAACCCAGGTGCGCGCGAGCAATGTCCGCATCTCGATGATGCCGAGAGAACTGCACCGCGCGTTCTGGCCGGCCGAAGCGTGCGCGTTGCCGGAGTTGCGGCATCCTCTCATTCAGGGGGCATTCATCGCAAAGAGTCTATCGCTTCCGGACCATCAGGAGAGTTCGATGAAGCTGCCGTCTGCCGCCGTCGCCGCGAGCCTTGTGTGTCTGAGCATTGCGCCGGTGCTTGCACAAGCGAGTCCGCCGACAACTCCGGCAAATCCGGCCGGCACGGTGCCCGTTCCCGCGACCAAGCGGGTCACGTGCCTGGCGACGACACAAGCTCTGCAGGGACAGGACAAGCGCGACCAGATGCAGCTCTGCATGGCGCAGGCGCGCCTGGATTGCCTGAAGCAGGCGATCGATCAGAAGATCGTCGGGAAGGCCCGGAAGGATTTCATCAACACTTGCGTAGGCTCGTCCGATGGCACGGAGCAGCGATAGCCGCGCGCCATGGGCCTCACGGCTGCGGCTTCGGCGCGCCGGGAAAATGCCGCTGCAGCACGGCGGCCGGGGTGGCGTAGGCCTCCTGCAAATCCACGCTCCAGTACTTCAGCTCGTCGAGCGGAATCCGCGTGTCGGTGATGGCACAACGCACGAAGGTCCCCGGCGAGATCACGCGGAAGTCGCCGTCGAGATACTGCACCTGCGCTTCGCCATGGCCCGAGGGGCCGAACTTGTTCAGCACGGTCGAAAGTCTCCGTGGAAGGCCGCTTCCGGGGCAACCCCTGGAGGGCACGATGTGTTGGACGGGATGTAGCATAGATAGGGCGGCTTGTCCGCCCGGTAAACCCACCGGTTTGTGATGTTTTGCAGCCGTTTCCGCGTGATGGCGCGTCGCGCCGGGGATCGCTGGTTCCGGCATCTCCTACGGCAGAGTCCGATGCGCCTTCGATTGACCGCCCTGTTCCTGTCGCTGCTGATGTCGGCCGCGCGCGCCGCGCCGGCGCCGCAAGCAGTCGACATTCCGCTGGCGTCCGGCATCCTCCATGCGCAGCTCTACAAGCCCGCAGGGGAGGGCCCGTTTCCGACCGTGATCGCGTTGCACGGCTGCGGCGGGCTCGGTAGCCATTCCGATCCCGTGCTGCCGCGCTATCGCGACTGGGCCGAGCGGCTGCTCAGGGCGGGCAATGCCGTGCTGCTGCCCGACAGTTACGGCTCGCGCGAGCTCGGGCCGCAATGCCGCGTCAGCGAGATGCACGTCAAGGCGCGGCGCGAGCGCGTCACGGATGTCGCAGCATCGCGTGCCTGGCTGATGAAGCAGTCCTGGGTGGCGCGCGACCGCGTCAGCCTGATGGGCTGGGCCAATGGCGCGAGCGCGCTGCTCTGGGCCGTGCGCCCGCAGAGCGCGGCGCGCGATCCGGGGCCCGATTTCCGCGCCGCGATCGCGTTCTATCCGGACTGCCGCATTTCCGCCGGCCTCGGCTGGAGCACGCGGGTGCCGACCCTGGTGCTGATCGGCGCCGATGACGACGTCTCGTCGCCGCCGGCCTGCCGCCAGATGGTCGAGGGCGCGCGTGGCCGCAGCGCACTGGCACGCATCGTGGTCTATCCCGGCGCCAATCACGATTTCGACCGCGCCAACGCGCCACGGCACGCGGCTGCCGGCAGCGACGATGCCGCCGCGTCCGA
The nucleotide sequence above comes from Bradyrhizobium sp. NDS-1. Encoded proteins:
- a CDS encoding dienelactone hydrolase family protein — protein: MRLRLTALFLSLLMSAARAAPAPQAVDIPLASGILHAQLYKPAGEGPFPTVIALHGCGGLGSHSDPVLPRYRDWAERLLRAGNAVLLPDSYGSRELGPQCRVSEMHVKARRERVTDVAASRAWLMKQSWVARDRVSLMGWANGASALLWAVRPQSAARDPGPDFRAAIAFYPDCRISAGLGWSTRVPTLVLIGADDDVSSPPACRQMVEGARGRSALARIVVYPGANHDFDRANAPRHAAAGSDDAAASERVHLGTDAEARTQSQKDVAEWLAR
- a CDS encoding DUF2093 domain-containing protein, which codes for MLNKFGPSGHGEAQVQYLDGDFRVISPGTFVRCAITDTRIPLDELKYWSVDLQEAYATPAAVLQRHFPGAPKPQP
- the lpxK gene encoding tetraacyldisaccharide 4'-kinase, with translation MREPAFWYRPRSFTSYALQPLALLYGAITERRMVRKGADAGIPVICVGNYHVGGAGKTPTVLALTRLLRELGETPVVLSRGYGGRLEGPVMVDRARHTAADIGDEPLMMARDVPVAVARDRLDGAALAKSQGATVILMDDGFQNPRLLKDASLIVIDSERGLGNGNVFPAGPLRVPLKAQLGRTDALVLIGDGRAANDVAAELAKRDKPELRAHLKPVAASLAQLSGKRVFAFAGIGDPDRFFRTLRAGGIDVARTRAFADHHKFSNEELAALAVEAQREQLTLVTTEKDLARLRGREGVSDGIVSFAVQLEFDEPAKLRQLISDHLYRARERRFSAR
- a CDS encoding GYD domain-containing protein: MHFCLTGQYTPRALNAILENPATNRQEAARKLIEAAGGKLISMYSVAADGPGVLVIFDVPDPSTAPAISGLTVTAGTLQNVKLVRLFTQDEIKHVRQNAAKLRSSYTPPGS
- a CDS encoding DUF4170 domain-containing protein; the protein is MPDSAPQQLLHLVIGGELVDLTQNTFKNLDDVEIVGLYPNYATAHAAWRAKAQSTVDNAQMRYFIVHLHRLLDPNQEPAR
- a CDS encoding 3'(2'),5'-bisphosphate nucleotidase CysQ, encoding MREAGALAQSMFRTELKKWTKGASSPVSEADIAVNDLLEARLRAATPDYGWLSEESADDAARLSRRLTWIVDPIDGTRNYLGGHDEWCVSVALVEDASPVLAAVFAPTSGEFFFAARGQGTTLNGAAVQASPGSGLDFARVAGPKPLVERLKPSLGEIKLHPRIGSLALRLCRVAHGALDAAFAGGNSHDWDLAAADLIVQEAGGRMSDLSGEPILYNRREVAHGVLVAAGRDRHAGIVAHFRNRPLA
- a CDS encoding lysophospholipid acyltransferase family protein, whose product is MKKLLRNTLRSSWFQRAVGVLAAEYLRLVWRTNKFTLDPPDVYARVEPQLPAIFAFWHGQHFLTPFIKNQNKASYRAKVLISRHRDGEFNAIAVERLGIGLIRGSGDHGGAFHRKGGVGAFKEMVRTLQDGCNVALTADVPKRARVAGLGIIMLARESGRPIMPFAMATSRFIRLKNWDRTTINLPFGRGALVGIKEIHVPPDADAAAMEALRLELEETLNEATRRAYAQLGRPGPQDA
- a CDS encoding 3-deoxy-D-manno-octulosonic acid transferase, translated to MPKSLPIALPITLRMYRRLASGLVPLAPALIKRRLKQGKEDPARVGERRGLSRDVRPHGPLVWIHGASVGEVLAAAALIERLRDLNLRILLTSGTVTSAAVVAKRFPADVIHQYVPYDSPRYVARFLDHWTPSLALFIESDLWPNLILAGAARRVPMVLINGRMSPRSFPRWQRMHGTISALLSRFDICLAQSKTDAERFSALGGRDVVTTGNLKLDVPAPPADPARLERLMAMTRGRPIIVAASTHPGEDEMLVTAHRSLVGFFPQLLTVIVPRHPDRGSSIAGQITASGLKPALRSREELPTATTDIYVADTMGELGLFYRLSPIVFMGGSLIHHGGQNPIEAIKLGAAIVHGPHVFNFADVYAALDASGGARQADTQEALVKQLGQLLADPVTRDKMQRAGSGVVEQLGGALERTMTALEPYLLQLRIEMGAANA